One window of Scheffersomyces stipitis CBS 6054 chromosome 1, whole genome shotgun sequence genomic DNA carries:
- the IMG2 gene encoding mitochondrial 54S ribosomal protein IMG2 (required for integrity of mitochondrial genome) produces the protein MRPSLVSLKSVRVPVPPAVVKPYEVPALSSINHQDLPNNGFGNNNYSINATKYKHWPVYLKVQNTKYTTEIKRIQGDLFQFKKDLLSLNPSLDITINKNAGYVNIKGNVVEEIKSYFDTLLPSRI, from the coding sequence ATGAGACCCTCTTTAGTGTCGTTGAAGTCTGTTAGAGTACCTGTGCCTCCTGCTGTAGTAAAACCTTACGAGGTACCCGCTCTTTCCAGCATAAACCACCAGGACTTGCCCAACAATGGCTTTGGAAACAATAACTACTCTATCAATGCAACCAAATACAAGCACTGGCCAGTCTACTTGAAAGTACAAAATACCAAATACACAACAGAAATCAAGAGAATCCAGGGAGACCTCTTccagttcaagaaggaTTTGTTATCCTTGAATCCTTCATTAGATATAACCATTAACAAGAATGCTGGATATGTGAATATTAAGGGTAAcgtagtagaagaaataaaaTCCTATTTCGATACTTTACTTCCCAGTCGTATATAG
- the SUR1 gene encoding putative zinc finger protein (SUppressor of ROK1), protein MSSISVYISTDSGGSGSTASNNSGTSFGASSVDSSVGHDSVPSKNGASDATELQSASGSSSVSERSDSKFTSLTSSSNGSVSPLVESANVSLPKSFYQKLTKSEQLNSSIITHGYVHGHIHKHGDHTHIHGHIHNHDHDHHNSVTKQPSTTTVADESCQEFDDLDLCTDIFCDELDDCFFLNCDDSKNSSCQNHGCCDNSGDYLEEICCNDIHCIEDSSSDIPADKNNTDFCCGNSNCPSYSVCHGGTVSSTSTTEAICNDPQCVSDSNTSIVYDCCDTTTPGYPSNHQNNLCDLQLSKKPMFANLINGVHQNLDQIATESDEIQLQAAKKRKLADKNFEIHFPHHCHHSDNPEQSTAPGHHHFHQSCFHTTIQNDSTAVASDSEPANKLMSDFDFYIQFNNFNQFLNNSQPSQNNNRTFQKQEPSIEYLHNFQGAPFESSSESYSCKWDKCFEKLTDDTFLKHLIGQHIGQEYGMPTNNNSNNNSNNTVNPAQTLYQCEWNDCDYINSDLNSLIDHIVTHKGDKIHEIYSQDSLVPLKSQNHLLTPSSSKSGLSSPTLMTSPPILPNSPRKFDDLNITSIKIMPKKNSSSSIHPEDPNFTCKWQIGVDSDRNPIPCNKIHANAGELQQHLVDEHIGSGKSIYSCDWIGCERHNGKMFTQRQKVWRHIHVHTNFKPCKCEICGATFAVDSMLKQHMRTHSGEKPFSCSICGKKFATSSSLSIHNRVHTGEKPLACKWPGCNKRFSESSNLTKHMKIHFKTFKCEICDEEFEKKPDFTKHMKSHKVEGEDFEDMELKSQLSNS, encoded by the exons ATGAGTTCCATTTCTGTTTATATTTCGACAGACTCTGGAGGTTCTGGTTCTACGGCTTCAAATAATTCTGGTACGTCTTTCGGGGCTTCTTCAGTTGATTCTAGTGTTGGTCATGATCTGGTTCCGAGCAAAAACGGAGCTTCTGACGCTACAGAGCTTCAGTCAGCCTCGGGTTCCAGTTCTGTTTCAGAAAGGTCGGACTCTAAGTTCACTTCCTTGACTTCGTCGTCAAATGGCTCGGTGTCGCCGTTGGTGGAATCTGCCAATGTAAGTTTGCCAAAGTCATTCTACCAGAAGCTCACCAAAAGTGAACAGCTCAACAGCTCAATAATTACCCATGGTTATGTACATGGACATATTCACAAACACGGAGACCATACACATATCCATGGCCATATCCATAATCATGACCACGACCACCATAACAGCGTGACCAAGCAACCATCTACGACTACGGTAGCCGACGAATCTTGTCAGGAATTTGACGATCTCGACTTGTGCACTGACATTTTCTGCGATGAGTTGGACgactgcttcttcttgaactgtGACGACTCAAAAAACTCCTCTTGTCAGAACCACGGATGTTGTGATAACTCAGGAGActacttggaagaaatatgCTGTAACGACATCCACTGCATTGAAGATAGCAGTTCTGATATACCTGCTGATAAAAATAATACTGACTTCTGCTGTGGCAACTCAAATTGTCCCAGCTACTCTGTCTGTCATGGTGGCACTGTCTCGTCGACAAGCACTACGGAAGCTATTTGCAACGATCCTCAGTGTGTTTCAGATTCCAACACGTCTATAGTCTATGATTGTTGCGATACGACAACTCCAGGATATCCGAGTAACCATCAGAATAATCTATGCGATCTACAATTATCTAAGAAGCCCATGTTTGCAAACTTAATCAATGGCGTCCATCAAAATTTGGACCAAATAGCAACGGAATCAGACGAAATACAATTGCAAGCtgcaaagaaaagaaagctaGCCGATAAAAACTTTGAAATCCATTTCCCACATCATTGCCACCATTCCGATAATCCAGAGCAATCAACAG CTCCGGGCCATCATCATTTCCACCAATCCTGTTTTCACAcaacaattcaaaatgATTCCACTGCAGTAGCCTCTGATTCAGAACCTGCTAACAAGTTGATGTCTGATTTTGACTTCTACATTCAGTTCAATAATTTCAATCAATTTTTGAACAACTCGCAACCACTGCAAAATAATAATCGAACATTCCAGAAACAAGAACCCTCTATTGAATATTTGCATAATTTTCAAGGAGCGCCATTCGAGAGCAGCTCTGAACTGTACTCTTGTAAATGGGACAAGTGTTTCGAAAAATTGACTGACGATACATTTTTGAAGCATTTAATCGGACAGCACATTGGCCAAGAATATGGCATGCCCACCAACAATAATTCGAACAATAATTCGAACAATACAGTCAACCCAGCACAGACATTATATCAATGTGAATGGAACGACTGTGATTACATAAACTCCGATCTAAATTCATTGATAGACCATATTGTCACACACAAGGGAGACAAGATCCATGAAATATATTCGCAAGATTCATTGGTTCCTCTCAAGAGTCAAAATCATCTTTTGACCCCAAGTTCCTCGAAATCTGGCTTATCCTCTCCTACATTAATGACATCTCCACCAATATTACCAAATAGT CCTCGAAAATTCGACGACCTCAATATTACGTCTATAAAAATTATGCCGAAAAAGAATAGTAGCAGCAGTATTCATCCAGAAGATCCCAACTTCACTTGCAAGTGGCAAATTGGTGTTGATAGTGACAGAAATCCAATTCCCTGCAACAAAATTCATGCCAATGCGGGAGAATTACAACAGCATTTGGTGGATGAACATATTGGCTCAGGAAAATCCATCTACAGCTGTGACTGGATTGGCTGCGAAAGGCATAATGGGAAAATGTTCACCCAGAGACAAAAGGTCTGGAGGCATATCCATGTTCATACCAATTTCAAGCCATGTAAATGTGAAATATGCGGAGCTACTTTTGCTGTTGATTCGATGTTGAAACAACATATGAGAACGCACTCCGGTGAAAAACCATTCAGCTGTTCCATATGTGGAAAGAAATTCGCAACCAGTTCATCGTTGTCTATTCACAACCGAGTTCACACAGGAGAAAAGCCGTTGGCGTGCAAATGGCCTGGCTGCAATAAGCGGTTCAGTGAAAGTTCAAACTTGACAAAGCACATGAAAATACACTTTAAGACCTTCAAGTGTGAGATTTGTGACGAAGAATTCGAGAAGAAACCCGATTTCACTAAGCATATGAAGTCGCATAAGGTTGAAGGTGAGGATTTCGAAGATATGGAATTAAAATCGCAATTGTCAAATAGCTGA
- the NSR2 gene encoding nuclear localization sequence binding protein (putative nuclear localization sequence binding protein appears to be degenerate) — protein sequence MTLSQLIRRNTRIKSSKDAEDSKSGTKKRSMMTKSKSFLIKLHSKHFSIKKPQEIPPERSTRLVNSVSMPLLTKGLRHNLDVPINTQKHGYVLSDLGGPFIEKSQSTIDLRVNKTQDEAQSLEPSATYKDAIFESNNFEVESISTAPPVVTPTRSSTSETLMTPTHNKRADYTNDTIFGTEAVTFDEDFLSHSTSREEDFECLKDGENANVTEVDSLNDLNFQIFQAYSQSKSNLKLIGEVNRKVPMIPEEVSPLSMSTSVHLVDDISDESCGSIQVQSMNFQQSFVNSSDDLSSEVESRGSMESAETFEEVATGEVVDGILTTIGPQEVTQNDNVYRKEMMALVGEHRLLLKKQQQEIQHLKELLFQERRLNSYLASVTLSGSPSSNGHTTNKGSNSRKFRSKFLPMKIAVSDDNAIKPTKLSNDGMKPYHLLPPLPVPQNATKHNSQSSNSSPKPMRESSIKERQIRESFVRESFSLDSYARESYSCESFTRESLATMLQPKKSILRHSLNSKARASATSSFYYSALDIDVDEIKKIMSSNPPLVDLDQKQEKKQEQQEAEQVTEHQLARKTSSSSSVVSVMSTSHKEGQKSKDAHENECKKEDQSTASEDVCSLSASSYTNHSNSTVPEQLSPKAALRSGEILSSEILA from the coding sequence ATGACTCTTAGCCAACTTATTAGGAGGAACACACGAATAAAGTCTTCTAAAGATGCAGAGGACTCTAAGTCTGGCACCAAGAAGAGGAGCATGATGACGAAGTCCAAATCGTTTCTAATTAAACTCCACTCGAAGCACTTCAGCATCAAGAAACCTCAAGAGATACCTCCAGAACGGTCAACAAGACTCGTGAATCTGGTATCAATGCCGCTACTTACCAAAGGACTTCGGCACAATCTTGATGTTCCCATAAACACACAGAAACACGGATACGTACTTCTGGATCTTGGAGGACCGTTCATTGAAAAGAGTCAATCAACAATTGACCTTAGAGTCAACAAAACACAGGATGAAGCTCAAAGCTTGGAACCAAGCGCTACTTACAAAGATGCCATTTTCGAAAGCAATAACTTTGAAGTCGAGTCCATTTCCACAGCACCACCTGTGGTAACACCAACGAGAAGTAGCACTTCTGAAACATTGATGACACCTACCCACAATAAAAGGGCTGATTACACAAACGATACCATCTTTGGCACTGAAGCCGTAACTTTTGACGAAGACTTCTTGAGTCATAGCacatcaagagaagaagattttgaatGTCTAAAGGACGGTGAAAATGCTAACGTTACTGAAGTGGATTCATTGAACGATCTTAACTTCCAAATTTTCCAAGCATATTCTCAGTCTAAGTCTAACCTCAAGTTAATTGGAGAAGTCAACAGGAAAGTTCCTATGATACCCGAAGAAGTGCTGCCTCTTTCTATGCTGACCTCTGTCCATTTGGTTGATGACATTTCTGACGAGAGTTGCGGGTCGATTCAAGTCCAGCTGATGAATTTCCAGCAATCATTCGTAAACTCTTCAGATGACCTCTCTAGCGAAGTTGAATCCCGCGGTTCTATGGAAAGCGCTGAAACATTCGAAGAGGTGGCCACAGGTGAAGTGGTGGATGGAATTCTTACCACTATTGGTCCCCAAGAAGTCACCCAGAACGATAATGTatatagaaaagaaatgatGGCATTGGTAGGAGAACACAGGCTcctcttgaagaaacaacaacaagaaatccaaCACCTCAAGGAATTGTTATTCCAGGAGAGAAGGTTAAACAGTTATTTGGCATCAGTAACATTGTCAGGATCACCTTCGTCCAATGGACACACAACAAACAAGGGCTCGAATTCCAGGAAGTTCAGGTCTAAGTTTTTGCCCATGAAGATTGCTGTCTCCGACGACAACGCCATAAAGCCAACTAAGTTGTCTAATGATGGCATGAAACCATACCACCTACTTCCTCCTTTACCTGTCCCTCAGAACGCGACTAAGCACAACAGCCAATCATCGAACCTGAGCCCGAAACCAATGAGAGAATCTTCCATAAAAGAACGACAGATCAGAGAGTCGTTTGTCAGGGAGTCGTTTTCTCTCGATTCCTATGCTCGTGAATCATACTCCTGTGAATCATTCACAAGAGAATCACTTGCAACCATGCTCCAACCCAAAAAATCCATCTTGAGGCATTCTTTAAACTCGAAAGCAAGAGCTTCAGCAACATCTTCATTCTATTATTCAGCGCTTGATATCGACGTtgacgaaatcaaaaaaatcATGTCTTCCAATCCTCCATTAGTTGATTTGGATCAAAAGcaagagaagaaacaagagCAACAAGAAGCAGAACAAGTCACGGAGCATCAACTTGCTCGTAAAACTTCTTCTAGCTCATCCGTGGTCTCTGTCATGAGCACTTCACACAAGGAAGGGCAAAAATCCAAAGATGCTCATGAAAATGAGTGCAAAAAAGAAGACCAATCCACCGCATCTGAAGACGTCTGTTCTCTTTCGGCTTCATCATACACCAACCACAGCAATTCCACTGTTCCCGAACAACTTAGCCCTAAAGCTGCTCTTCGCTCTGGAGAGATTTTATCCTCCGAGATTTTAGCTTAA
- the PAT1 gene encoding topoisomerase II- associated protein: MSFFGFDPTAPPGARPNEQAVSHDFQDTYDGLGELEDGDDIYNDETFGAAGSVGKDFDFGSASGHIQPGAGLPAPQTISYAQAAAQSNDDEFMADLWGANAPAQASSDAVVGAVTGEKKILSLEEIEAQLTSIDQQQRQLPQQPSQFAPPPFGYPGMMAPPQYGGYMVPPGGFMPPPPGQYAPQFPIMQGLPGQLPPQLQQPIPQHPQQQQQPQQPQQPQQPQQPQQPQQPQQPQDAVHQKSSAKADLSQFPVLGSKDVERQHQQPHQQSSEDSQFQSQSQKSQQPLPAQSQEFNQFHRDNRHHNHHHHHQQQDLTPEQQERAARRQEKVSRIMRYSGIMNPKDKDFVTRFQLSQIVTEDPYNEDFYAQVYKVIHPKNSSLQETSQQHNSIAQAYLEQSGHRLGGRYKRADVALQRMQQQVQKAVTVAKERPKLTQYAREGALGKISFGTGKKPRQQLEIISKAAQRKLEKEKKELEGGDAVSDELGEEAVAKKNRSPSISAPRVIKKYSKKDIMSILEGIITELMSVESESRTNANVDTTQLWESLRVLEQSTSFGEDEEVNPFIQCLNFNKGLKILSRLFKFLSREQVLTIVTLIMSNLENLSVIKNGSYTTYETKKVPETIVKLVEVYSMTFSKVLMNAVLDFKFNEIIGLLVILIEHNNVAYVSTTKIGLTILTTLLSRAELIIGEGTISATDLSEWSSCYDELFTSLESRIAAIFPPHPEDIDDGSSRENYVWQFLATLSLGGKLNHQRIIVDEVRDEIFGVMSRAKAIDDADADNLYKKSNLLNNLNMYLVVMGLVADETEIKELQT; the protein is encoded by the exons ATGTCcttctttggttttgacCCTACGGCTCCACCGGGTGCCAGACCAAACGAGCAGGCTGTTTCTCATGATTTCCAGGACACCTACGACGGCTTGGGAGAATTAGAAGATGGCGACGATATCTACAACGATGAGACGTTTGGCGCTGCAGGCTCCGTCGGTAAAGATTTTGACTTTGGCAGTGCTTCAGGCCACATCCAACCTGGCG CGGGGCTACCAGCTCCTCAAACCATCTCTTATGCTCAAGCTGCAGCACAGTCGAATGACGATGAGTTCATGGCTGATTTGTGGGGAGCCAATGCTCCTGCTCAGGCTTCGTCTGATGCCGTTGTTGGTGCTGTTACTGgcgaaaagaagatcttgtctcttgaagaaattgaagccCAGCTCACTTCTATCGACCAGCAACAGCGTCAACTCCCTCAACAACCTTCCCAGTTTGCTCCCCCACCTTTTGGTTACCCTGGTATGATGGCTCCCCCACAATATGGGGGCTATATGGTTCCACCTGGAGGATTTATGCCTCCACCTCCTGGCCAATACGCTCCGCAATTCCCTATCATGCAAGGATTGCCTGGCCAGTTGCCTCCCCAACTTCAGCAACCCATTCCACAACAC CctcaacagcagcagcaacctcaacaacctcaacaacctcaacaacctcaacaacctcaacaacctcaacaacctcaacaacCTCAGGATGCAGTTCAT CAAAAATCTCTGGCTAAAGCTGATTTGTCTCAGTTCCCAGTTTTGGGCTCCAAGGACGTAGAaagacaacatcaacaacctCACCAACAATCTTCTGAGGATTCTCAATTTCAGTCTCAGTCTCAGAAGTCGCAGCAGCCTCTTCCAGCTCAATCTCAGGAATTTAACCAGTTCCACAGAGATAACCGTCATCACAACCACCATCATCACCACCAGCAACAGGACTTGACTCCTGAGCAGCAGGAAAGAGCAGCCAGAAGACAGGAGAAGGTTTCACGTATCATGAGATACTCTGGGATCATGAATCCAAAGGATAAGGACTTTGTTACACGTTTCCAATTGTCGCAGATTGTCACTGAAGACCCCTACAACGAAGACTTCTATGCCCAAGTCTATAAAGTGATTCATCCtaagaattcttctttgcagGAAACCAGCCAGCAACACAACTCCATTGCTCAGGCTTATCTTGAGCAGAGTGGCCACAGACTTGGTGGTCGTTACAAGAGAGCCGATGTAGCTTTGCAGAGAATGCAACAGCAGGTGCAAAAGGCTGTTACTGTGGCCAAAGAAAGACCTAAGTTGACCCAGTATGCTCGGGAGGGTGCCTTGGGTAAAATTTCCTTTGGTACAGGTAAAAAGCCAAGACAGCAGTTGGAAATTATCAGTAAGGCTGCGCAgagaaaacttgaaaaggagaagaaggagttAGAAGGCGGTGATGCCGTCAGTGACGAACTCGGTGAAGAGGCTGttgcaaagaagaacagatctccttcaatttcagcTCCTAGAGTAATCAAGAAATACTCCAAGAAGGATATCATGAGCATCTTAGAAGGCATCATTACAGAGCTTATGAGTGTAGAGAGCGAGTCTAGAACTAATGCCAATGTCGACACTACACAGTTGTGGGAATCATTGAGAGTATTGGAACAGTCTACTTCCTTCGGtgaggacgaagaagtcAATCCTTTCATCCAATgcttgaacttcaacaagggACTCAAGATCTTGCTGCgtttgttcaagttcttgtctAGAGAACAAGTCTTGACTATCGTCACTTTGATCATGTCCAACCTCGAGAACTTGTCTGTTATAAAGAATGGTTCGTACACAACATACGAGACCAAAAAAGTTCCCGAGACAATCGTAAAATTAGTGGAAGTATACTCAATGACATTCTCTAAGGTGTTGATGAATGCCGTGTtagatttcaaatttaatGAGATTATCGGCTTATTAGTGATCTTGATAGAACACAACAACGTTGCTTATGTCTCGACTACCAAGATCGGTTTGACAATCTTGACTACTTTGTTGTCTCGTGCAGAATTAATCATCGGTGAAGGTACAATCTCCGCTACTGATCTCTCGGAATGGTCTTCGTGTTATGACGAGCTCTTCACTTCTTTGGAATCCAGAATCGCAGCAATCTTCCCTCCTCACCCTGAAGATATTGATGATGGCTCTTCCAGAGAAAACTATGTCTGGCAATTCTTGGCCACTTTGTCTCTTGGTGGTAAGTTGAATCATCAAAGAATcattgtagatgaagtGAGAGATGAGATTTTCGGAGTCATGAGTAGAGCCAAGGCTATCGATGATGCCGATGCTGACAACCTCTACAAGAAActgaacttgttgaacaatttaAATATGTATTTGGTCGTCATGGGATTGGTTGCAGATGAGACTGAAATCAAGGAGTTGCAGACCTGA
- the ABZ1 gene encoding para-aminobenzoate synthase, (PABA) has protein sequence MILLIDSYDSFTNNLAHLLRESTGQEVVTIHNDAYNPDEYEQFYTSILPLFEYIVIGPGPGHPAIAKDVGIIGWLLQKMKTEVNGAVPVLGICLGFQSLCNEFGNPVDKLQVVKHGQIYDIYPIQSEDKLFTAEQKVSSFGSVRYHSLYVKDLNDEIVPLAYCHEPNDENNVENRILMAVKHKTLPFYGVQYHPESICSSHGDELVRNFTAIATEYNRCHRPFVFSHDKQHRQSLIDDHAVHESFLIRDGKLESNGVPNVVLKKIQLSGDIQPTDICDYLHKTSGNDFILLNSASIPGEWSIIGLPTRGKSDVITHSVDVPEKVIISKYKDSTIEPKVVTEDVWSLVSRLMKEKYISREDINEKLGNYHSRDLPFFGGYMGLVSYEEGQHIIVQKLEPITNNSTPDLKLVYIERFIIFDHVTNDWFIVSISESDDTIWVENLYNNITNLSYEGKLKISIDSIPSSVKQLAKQGDEDVIKFELPAKDIYKKQFNLCQDFLHSGDSYELCLTTQSKIFLPSYIEPWEIYKVLTLRKNPSPFSCFMQFDDCVLISSSPERFVSWKDSEKGGKRVELRPIKGTVKNTPEVDFAMATKILKTPKEMGENLMIVDLIRHDLYQFTQKVTVSQLMAVEEYKTVYQLVSVIQGELEKEGFHGIDILHRSLPPGSMTGAPKKRSVELLQDIESLQSTGFPGGRRGIYSGVVGYWSVTDDSDWSVIIRSVFHYDDDKDNAGDVNLYRIGAGGAITVLSDAEGEWEEMELKLISALQAFT, from the coding sequence ATGATTCTCCTTATTGATTCGTACGACTCGTTTACCAACAACCTTGCCCATCTTTTGCGCGAAAGTACAGGACAGGAAGTTGTCACTATCCACAACGATGCCTACAATCCCGATGAATATGAGCAGTTCTACACAAGCATTCTACCGCTTTTCGAGTATATCGTGATTGGACCCGGCCCAGGACATCCGGCAATAGCCAAAGATGTCGGTATCATTGGCTGGTTGTTgcagaaaatgaaaacagAAGTCAATGGAGCTGTACCAGTTCTAGGCATCTGTTTGGGCTTCCAAAGCTTATGTAATGAGTTCGGAAACCCCGTGGACAAATTGCAAGTTGTCAAACACGGCCAGATCTACGATATCTATCCTATTCAATCCGAAGACAAGTTATTTACAGCTGAACAGAAGGTTTCATCCTTTGGAAGTGTCAGATATCATTCGTTGTAtgtcaaggacttgaacGACGAGATAGTTCCATTGGCCTATTGTCATGAGCCCAACGACGAAAATAATGtagaaaatagaatattGATGGCTGTTAAGCACAAAACTCTTCCCTTTTATGGGGTCCAGTATCATCCCGAATCGATCTGCTCTTCTCATGGAGACGAATTGGTCCGTAACTTCACGGCTATAGCCACAGAGTATAACCGATGCCATAGGCCGTTTGTATTCTCACATGACAAGCAGCACCGCCAGAGTCTCATTGATGATCATGCTGTCCATGAGTCATTCTTGATCCGCGatggaaaacttgaaagTAACGGCGTTCCCAATGTTGTTTTGAAAAAAATCCAATTGTCTGGAGATATTCAACCCACGGACATCTGTGATTACTTACACAAAACGAGCGGAAACGACTTCATACTTTTGAATTCTGCTTCCATTCCAGGTGAATGGTCAATTATTGGTTTGCCAACGAGAGGTAAGAGTGATGTGATCACCCATTCTGTAGATGTGCCAGAAAAAGTTATTATATCTAAGTACAAGGATTCTACAATAGAGCCCAAAGTCGTCACCGAAGATGTGTGGAGTCTTGTATCTCGTTTGATGAAGGAAAAATACATCTCCAGGGAAGATATCAATGAGAAGTTGGGTAATTATCACTCCAGGGACTTACCCTTCTTTGGTGGCTACATGGGTCTCGTCTCCTATGAAGAAGGACAACATATAATCGTGCAAAAATTAGAACCAATTACTAATAATAGCACCCCTGACTTAAAATTGGTGTATATAGAGAGATTTATCATCTTTGACCACGTCACCAATGACTGGTTTATCGTCTCCATTAGTGAATCTGACGACACTATTTGGGTGGAAAACTTGTACAATAACATCACCAATCTTTCCTATGAAGGCAAGCTCAAAATCAGCATTGACTCGATTCCATCCAGTGTTAAGCAGTTGGCTAAACAGGGTGATGAAGATGTTATCAAGTTTGAACTTCCAGCCAAAGACATCTACAAGAAACAGTTCAATCTATGCCAAGATTTCTTACATTCTGGAGATTCGTACGAACTTTGTCTCACCACCCAGCTGAAGATCTTCTTACCTTCGTACATAGAGCCGTGGGAGATCTACAAGGTTTTGACTCTCCGCAAGAATCCGTCTCCCTTTTCATGTTTTATGCAATTCGACGACTGTGTCTTGATTTCATCGTCGCCAGAGAGATTTGTATCATGGAAAGATAGTGAAAAAGGAGGTAAGAGAGTGGAGTTGAGACCTATCAAGGGAACTGTGAAAAATACACCCGAAGTCGACTTCGCCATGGCCACCAAGATCTTAAAAACACCCAAAGAAATGGGTGAAAACTTGATGATTGTAGACTTGATCAGACACGATTTGTACCAGTTCACCCAGAAGGTGACTGTATCGCAGTTGATGGCAGTTGAAGAGTACAAAACAGTTTATCAGCTTGTGAGCGTAATTCAGggagaattggaaaaggaagGATTCCATGGTATTGACATCTTACACCGCTCGTTGCCTCCGGGATCAATGACAGGGGCACCTAAGAAGAGATCAGTGGAGTTGCTTCAGGATATCGAAAGCTTGCAGAGCACTGGGTTTCctggtggaagaagaggtaTCTACAGTGGAGTTGTTGGCTACTGGTCTGTGACAGACGACTCTGATTGGTCAGTGATCATCCGGTCGGTATTCCACTATGACGACGATAAGGATAACGCCGGAGACGTCAATCTCTACAGAATTGGTGCTGGTGGAGCTATCACCGTTTTGTCGGATGCCGAAGGAGAATGGGAGgagatggagttgaagttgatcagTGCCTTACAGGCATTCACATGA
- the RAD59 gene encoding protein involved in mitotic recombination and DNA repair — MVYNSDLDDSKRDGPTTVEYFPDMAQFHDLAEPQETEDFLSTQWALVKIGTFQSRLEAIQSSRDRRRFRTSGSSMSSISSSVIYELANQVFGFNGWSHEIIDCELLQEENSKENETEKYSATFSALVRLVLKDGTANEAHGLGSSCNLPFKYMSYNKAKKQAVTEATKNAILGLRDILLDL, encoded by the coding sequence ATGGTGTATAATTCAGATCTTGATGACCTGAAGCGGGATGGCCCCACGACAGTGGAGTATTTTCCTGATATGGCCCAATTCCATGATTTGGCGGAGCCTCAAGAGACAGAAGACTTCCTCTCCACACAATGGGCTCTAGTCAAGATCGGCACTTTCCAGTCGCGTCTAGAAGCTATTCAATCGTCCAGAGATCGTAGACGATTTAGAACATCGGGAAGTAGTATGTCTTCTATATCCTCGCTGGTGATATACGAATTGGCAAATCAGGTTTTTGGTTTCAACGGCTGGTCTCACGAAATCATAGACTGCGAACTACTACAAGAGGAGAACTctaaagaaaatgaaactgaGAAATACTCTGCTACCTTCTCTGCATTAGTCCGCCTTGTACTCAAAGATGGTACTGCCAACGAAGCCCATGGACTTGGAAGTTCTTGCAACTTGCCATTTAAGTATATGAGCTACAACAAGGCCAAAAAGCAGGCAGTGACCGAAGCTACCAAGAATGCCATATTGGGACTTCGCGATATCCTACTAGATCTC